One genomic window of Candidatus Eisenbacteria bacterium includes the following:
- a CDS encoding glycosyltransferase gives MSGWLHRYERVVGSDTLRALEAIARRLQGHRIVMVNTTKTGGGVAEILHRLVVILNELGVPTTWEVMEGDDLFFGVTKKIHNALHGHSETLTAEDREIYEERTRHEARRLELDGDLILIHDPQPAGLVSLRRAPGQRWVWRCHIDLSSRDPDHWEFLRPSVCQYDASIFSAIEFVPPLPIPTYLVPPSIDPFSAKNREMEQEEVSSIMERLDLPRRGPWVTQISRFDRIKDPIGVIEAFRMVRARRRARLLLAGGGASDDPEGVQVLAEVRERAEKAKDVTVLELPPGSDVEVNALQRASTVVMQKSLREGFALTVSEALWKRRAVVASAVGGIPLQVLHERTGLLARSIEGAALQTIRLLDNSDLRHELGAEGHAHVRDNFLHTREVRDYLAVFTSLL, from the coding sequence ATGAGCGGGTGGCTCCATCGCTACGAGCGGGTCGTTGGTTCGGACACGCTCCGGGCGCTCGAAGCCATCGCGCGTCGGCTCCAAGGGCATCGTATCGTCATGGTGAATACAACCAAGACGGGGGGCGGCGTTGCGGAAATCCTGCACCGCCTGGTGGTCATCCTGAACGAGCTGGGCGTCCCCACCACATGGGAGGTGATGGAGGGGGACGACCTCTTCTTCGGCGTGACGAAGAAAATCCACAACGCGCTGCACGGGCACTCCGAGACGCTCACCGCGGAGGATCGCGAGATCTATGAGGAGCGGACGCGCCATGAGGCGCGGCGGCTCGAGCTCGACGGGGACCTCATTCTGATTCACGACCCACAGCCCGCGGGGCTCGTATCGCTCCGTCGCGCTCCCGGCCAGCGCTGGGTCTGGCGGTGCCACATCGATCTATCCTCGCGCGATCCAGACCACTGGGAATTCCTGCGGCCTTCCGTATGCCAGTACGACGCGTCGATTTTCTCCGCCATCGAGTTTGTCCCCCCGCTCCCGATCCCCACCTACCTCGTGCCGCCGTCCATCGATCCGTTCTCCGCGAAAAACCGCGAGATGGAGCAGGAGGAAGTCTCGTCCATCATGGAGCGCCTCGATCTGCCCCGGCGAGGTCCCTGGGTCACCCAGATATCCCGGTTCGACCGCATCAAGGATCCGATCGGGGTGATCGAGGCGTTTCGGATGGTCCGCGCGAGGCGGCGCGCCCGGCTCCTCCTCGCTGGGGGAGGCGCAAGCGACGATCCGGAAGGCGTCCAGGTGCTCGCGGAAGTGCGGGAGCGGGCGGAGAAGGCCAAGGACGTGACCGTGCTGGAGCTCCCGCCCGGGTCGGACGTCGAGGTCAACGCGCTTCAGCGGGCCTCGACCGTCGTGATGCAGAAATCGCTCCGGGAAGGCTTCGCGCTCACGGTCTCCGAAGCGCTCTGGAAGCGGCGCGCCGTCGTGGCGAGCGCGGTCGGCGGCATCCCGCTGCAAGTGCTGCATGAGCGCACGGGGCTGCTCGCGCGCTCGATCGAAGGGGCCGCGCTCCAGACGATCCGCCTTCTCGACAATTCGGACCTGCGACACGAGCTCGGCGCCGAGGGGCATGCGCACGTCCGCGACAATTTCCTCCACACGCGGGAGGTGCGCGACTACCTGGCGGTGTTCACATCCCTGCTGTGA
- a CDS encoding DUF1579 domain-containing protein encodes MMAEMQKYATPGPMHDLLKPMVGTWKAVTKAWMSPGDPTVNAGTCENTWILGGRFLQTTYKGEFGGMPFEGFGIMGYDNQKKEFVSTWADNMGTGIAFSNGTADASGKVLTLSSTMTDPMTGKPVNYKMVTKVTDENQHAMSMITMKDGKEHTDFEISYTRVK; translated from the coding sequence ATGATGGCCGAGATGCAGAAGTACGCCACGCCCGGCCCGATGCATGATCTTCTCAAGCCGATGGTGGGCACCTGGAAAGCCGTCACCAAGGCATGGATGTCTCCCGGGGATCCGACGGTGAATGCGGGGACGTGCGAGAACACGTGGATCCTCGGCGGACGGTTCTTGCAAACGACCTACAAGGGTGAATTCGGGGGGATGCCGTTCGAGGGGTTCGGTATCATGGGCTACGACAATCAGAAGAAGGAATTCGTCAGCACCTGGGCCGACAACATGGGAACCGGGATCGCGTTCAGCAACGGGACGGCCGACGCGTCCGGAAAGGTGCTGACGCTGAGCTCGACGATGACCGATCCGATGACCGGAAAGCCCGTGAATTACAAGATGGTCACGAAGGTCACGGACGAGAACCAGCACGCGATGTCGATGATCACCATGAAGGACGGCAAAGAGCACACGGACTTTGAGATCAGCTACACGCGGGTGAAGTGA